From a single Candidatus Effluviviaceae Genus I sp. genomic region:
- a CDS encoding PEP-CTERM sorting domain-containing protein has protein sequence MLASPWINLSTASNVYVDFWSWLETENAPLEYDVAFFMVKVPGFAWGIVPPDIQTFPQGQWNHLMADLSTLAGLPAVRIGFLFHSVDGEFNDYEGWYIDDVRVSDGVTPPVPEPSTLLLLGTGLLGAGAVLRRRVRG, from the coding sequence ATGCTGGCGTCGCCGTGGATCAACCTGTCGACGGCGAGCAACGTGTACGTGGACTTCTGGTCCTGGCTGGAGACGGAGAACGCGCCGCTGGAGTACGACGTGGCGTTCTTCATGGTCAAGGTGCCGGGCTTCGCATGGGGCATCGTTCCGCCCGACATCCAGACCTTCCCGCAGGGGCAGTGGAACCACCTCATGGCAGATCTCTCCACTCTGGCAGGGCTCCCAGCCGTGAGGATCGGCTTCCTGTTCCACAGCGTTGACGGGGAGTTCAACGACTACGAAGGGTGGTACATCGACGACGTCCGCGTGAGCGACGGCGTGACGCCGCCGGTCCCAGAGCCCTCGACGCTGCTGCTGCTCGGAACGGGTCTCCTGGGCGCCGGCGCGGTCCTGCGCAGGCGTGTGCGGGGCTAG